The Arctopsyche grandis isolate Sample6627 chromosome 7, ASM5162203v2, whole genome shotgun sequence genome includes a window with the following:
- the LOC143914128 gene encoding uncharacterized protein LOC143914128, with product MRDRTRSEQSIVCRTTPFAVTVAATHRVIFVTCGVRVRVRVGVGVGVGVGVAICASCRLRRASLSAPRASAPPVAEPRGGRVRWAAMAAAPGGAAPATPACACSNISIMQLFHELKQQFPAVPDHVVSSTISAHCHDRDVCRQRLSEEARRLLAALHPAKARHAPPPPPLPHPPLPSPPAEPPRCPNRPPDTPDPPCPSRPAPPSPEPVRPKRPDSLPLVQSQPKPPPSDHQQFPLNVSVNLNCRMDIAKQPPEADFASPGSYTSLNLTVCTPTSSMMQSFPTESRFASGQADPRQRGFEGSVHITLSSGMTGQPGFRGSQTAPSRHQSALNVVDQSPPSGIEILLRRQRLQLDRLQQAIIADHARIVSIRREIQILEAPAPVSNAALQRTVQQLRDGCQVLDRQIEANPHAGRLLQGEDEFSDDANRRLCDPIDLQNQSDDADSWKCHVCTFRNHALLNKCEQCDMPRIILVHADDEITVQLHPGCNKITRSWIL from the exons ATGAGGGATCGCACTAGGAGCGAACAGTCGATAGTGTGTCGAACGACACCGTTCGCAGTCACAGTCGCCGCCACCCACAGAGTGATATTCGTGACGTGTGGAGTCAGAGTCagagtcagagtcggagtcggagtcggagtcggagtcggagtcgcgaTTTGCGCAAGCTGTCGATTGCGA CGGGCGTCGCTGAGCGCCCCCCGCGCCTCCGCCCCGCCGGTGGCGGAGCCCCGCGGCGGCCGCGTGCGATGGGCGGCCATGGCAGCGGCTCCCGGCGGCGCCGCCCCCGCCACGCCCGCCTGCGCCTGCTCTAACATCTCCATCATGCAGCTGTTCCACGAGCTGAAGCAGCAGTTCCCGGCCGTGCCCGACCACGTGGTCTCCAGCACCATCTCGGCGCACTGCCACGACCGCGACGTCTGTCGGCAGCGGCTCTCCGAGGAGGCGCGCCGTCTCCTGGCCGCCCTCCACCCCGCCAAAGCCCGGCAcgcgcccccgccgcccccccTGCCCCACCCGCCGCTCCCCTCCCCGCCGGCTGAGCCCCCGCGCTGCCCCAACCGCCCCCCCGACACCCCGGACCCCCCCTGCCCCTCCCGCCCCGCGCCCCCCTCCCCCGAGCCGGTGCGCCCCAAGAGGCCCGACTCTCTGCCCCTGGTCCAGAGCCAGCCCAAGCCGCCCCCCTCCGACCACCAGCAGTTCCCGTTGAACGTGTCGGTGAACTTGAACTGTCGCATGGACATTGCCAAACAGCCCCCCGAGGCCGACTTCGCCAGCCCCGGCTCCTACACTTCGTTGAACCTGACCGTGTGCACGCCCACCTCCTCGATGATGCAGAGCTTCCCGACGGAGAGCCGGTTCGCGAGCGGCCAGGCCGACCCCCGCCAGAGGGGCTTCGAGGGCAGCGTGCACATCACGCTGAGCTCGGGCATGACGGGCCAGCCCGGATTCAGGGGGAGTCAGACGGCCCCGTCTCGGCACCAATCTGCGCTCAACGTCGTCGACCAATCACCTCCTAGTGGAATAG AAATCTTACTGAGAAGACAAAGACTTCAACTGGACAGACTGCAACAGGCGATAATAGCCGATCACGCCCGAATAGTGAGTATCCGCCGCGAGATACAAATACTAGAGGCTCCGGCGCCGGTCTCCAATGCAGCGTTGCAACGGACGGTGCAGCAGCTGCGTGACGGCTGCCAAGTTCTCGACAGACAGATAGAGGCGAATCCGCACGCAG GTCGTCTGCTGCAGGGCGAGGACGAGTTCAGCGACGACGCGAATCGGAGACTGTGCGATCCGATCGACCTGCAGAATCAGTCGGACGATGCCGACTCGTGGAAGTGCCATGTGTGCACATTCCGTAACCACGCACTCTTGAacaagtgcgagcagtgcgatATGCCGCGCATAATCTTAG TACACGCCGACGATGAAATAACAGTTCAACTGCATCCCGGCTGCAATA AAATAACGAGATCGTGGATATTATGA
- the LOC143914532 gene encoding pre-mRNA-splicing factor Syf2 — MESGDQKMSIRQKHLALQARLAQLRTARHEARKDNHKEVVAEGARDNLPKNHEALQRRADWILKDEEQKREAAERGEDPRRAALLNVTATDAERALRSKASKNPDEGFSTYEQATIRQHKRLVKNMKVMDKDEYERCKQKYGAAFYGGADVILHGMHQDKKEAVDNMVQDLEQQISRRQKYSRRRTHNDDADIDYINERNAKFNKKLERFYGEHTAEIKQNLERGTAI; from the coding sequence ATGGAGAGCGGCGATCAAAAAATGTCTATTCGACAGAAGCATTTGGCTTTACAAGCACGTTTGGCTCAGCTGCGTACGGCTCGACACGAAGCCCGCAAGGACAATCACAAGGAAGTAGTGGCCGAGGGCGCCCGTGACAACCTACCCAAAAACCACGAGGCTCTTCAAAGACGCGCCGATTGGATCTTAAAAGACGAGGAGCAGAAACGGGAAGCGGCCGAAAGGGGCGAAGATCCGCGGCGCGCCGCCCTTTTAAATGTGACCGCCACAGATGCTGAGCGCGCTTTGCGTTCCAAAGCCAGCAAAAACCCCGACGAAGGCTTCTCCACGTACGAGCAAGCCACCATTCGCCAGCACAAGCGCCTCGTCAAGAACATGAAGGTGATGGATAAGGACGAATACGAACGGTGCAAACAGAAATACGGCGCCGCTTTCTACGGAGGGGCCGACGTGATACTCCACGGAATGCACCAGGATAAGAAGGAGGCCGTCGATAATATGGTGCAGGATCTCGAACAGCAGATTTCCAGGAGACAGAAGTACTCCAGGAGGAGGACGCACAATGACGACGCAGATATCGATTATATCAATGAAAGGAACGCCAAGTTCAATAAGAAACTTGAAAGATTCTACGGTGAACACACCGCAGAAATTAAACAGAACTTGGAACGTGGAACTGCAATTTAA